The sequence below is a genomic window from Cicer arietinum cultivar CDC Frontier isolate Library 1 chromosome 6, Cicar.CDCFrontier_v2.0, whole genome shotgun sequence.
AACTTTTACATTTTAGTGTGAAGAAAATAGGCAGAACAGAACAGTCTAATAACTACGTTTTACATGCATACATCCACAGTTATTACTTAGTGATCTAAatctactaaaaaataattaattaattgagttcaattagttaataattttcaattaaatatagatcgtttagtaaattaaatttaaattttgactgAAACAATTATTAATTAGACTTTACTTAACTTGTGAATTTTGATTGaacttcaaattattaaaaaaattcccCTAATAACCGGAGAGAGGATTAAGACAAACAAATCACCAAATGATGAGTTATTTGGAGCTTAAAAAGGGATGGATTTTACATCAATCCTAACTGAAAGCAACACATTACACAAAAATACACATCCATCCCTCCATCTAATTTGGTTACATGCAATTAAGCTCTTATTTTTTCCAATGTTTCAATCTTCATTGATGCCCCATCATAATCTACTTGTCAGATACATCACAACATGATACTCCAGCATCTAATTCCTGTATCTTTTTCTATCACCCCTCCCCTATCTATCTCCATGGATATCATACCTTAATCTGCTGCCACGTACAATAAGTTCACAAATCACAATTAAGGGTTTTCAAACAAAGCCTTTCACCTACCTGTCATTCACTCCAAACCTTTATAAAAGCCTAATCCTTAGTATCACTAATTCATCAACTTCTTATTGGCTCATTGCAACTACAACTCCTACTATTTGCAAAACAAGAGCCTTTAATTCATCAAAACCAAAATGATGTTGAAGAAGCAATCTCATATCTTATCTTTTACAATAGTAATACTATTTTCTCTATTGTATTCCACAACAACAACTTTATCTCAATTATCACCTGCTAATGCTCCAATACAGCCTACACTACCGGGTGCGGCTCCACCAGCCGCATCCCCGAAACCATTGGTTCCGTCATTACCACAATCACCGAGTGATTCGACACCTGACACTTCATCAGTTGATATCGTCGGAATACTAAGACAAGCAAAATCATTCAACGTATTCATTCGTCTAATGAAAACAACACAATTGATAAACCAACTGAATTCACAACTATTGACAACAAAATCAGGAGGGTTAACAATTCTTGCACCAGATGACAGCGCGTTCTCAGAACTAAAAGCAGGGTATCTGAACTCTCTATCAGACGGACAGAAATTGGAACTATTACAGTTTCATGTAATATCAGAGTATGTATCTAGCTCTAATTTTGATACTCTAACCAACCCTGTCAGAACACTCGCTGGAGCCAAACCTGGAAAAGTAGAACTCAATGTCATAAGTTATGGTGGAAATGTCAACATATCAACAGGGGAAGTCAACACAACAATAAATGGCATTATATATACTGATAA
It includes:
- the LOC101507843 gene encoding fasciclin-like arabinogalactan protein 11 codes for the protein MMLKKQSHILSFTIVILFSLLYSTTTTLSQLSPANAPIQPTLPGAAPPAASPKPLVPSLPQSPSDSTPDTSSVDIVGILRQAKSFNVFIRLMKTTQLINQLNSQLLTTKSGGLTILAPDDSAFSELKAGYLNSLSDGQKLELLQFHVISEYVSSSNFDTLTNPVRTLAGAKPGKVELNVISYGGNVNISTGEVNTTINGIIYTDKHLAIYKVAKVLLPVDFFAVAKAPAKAKGPSLAPGPSVDAAKAPKADKDTSSDSSQVINPTHESSASVKIVYGTFGFVLLALVGMTQI